In Methylacidiphilum infernorum V4, a single window of DNA contains:
- a CDS encoding DNA recombination protein RmuC, translating to MSLFLITGFLFGLSLGGLLTYLALKPKIVLFKTELERQRKEKEGLMPLVDQNKNLQLKIASLEAEKLAQEEKITWITKTQETLKTMFQSLASEVLESNSKSILGQVTFHFHSLFENLKTDWSLKKEEIKNIVSPLEKGLEALDNQLQNLESKREGAYSSLSSHITLLAEAYKELHRSATRLEQSLKSPLVRGSWGEYQLQRLVEMAGMEEHISYLNQPLTEDKRADMIIFIPGNRKIFVDAKTPMRAYLEAVSADNEILRKEKLKEHLSAVKERIRELSKKEYGRTQTEAFEYVIMFLPSEGLLSLSFEADPGIFQYALERNVLLASPINFLALLKAIAFGWQQQRVTEEVEKIAEEIKKLYDSFIELLTTLTKMRKAFENTIDLFNKASSICQEKIIPSTRKIQSTGSFSKDIPEVNPIETTPKNRDCP from the coding sequence ATGAGTTTATTCCTCATCACCGGTTTTCTTTTCGGGTTGAGCCTAGGGGGTCTTCTAACCTATTTAGCTTTAAAACCTAAAATCGTCCTTTTCAAAACAGAACTGGAAAGACAAAGAAAAGAAAAAGAAGGGTTAATGCCCTTGGTAGATCAAAACAAAAACTTGCAGCTCAAGATTGCTTCCCTTGAAGCTGAAAAACTTGCCCAGGAAGAAAAAATAACTTGGATAACCAAGACCCAAGAAACTCTAAAGACAATGTTTCAATCGTTAGCCTCCGAGGTTTTGGAGTCCAACTCCAAGAGTATCTTGGGTCAAGTTACTTTCCATTTTCATTCTCTTTTCGAGAATTTGAAAACGGACTGGAGCCTAAAAAAAGAAGAAATTAAAAACATCGTATCACCCCTGGAAAAGGGACTCGAAGCTTTAGACAACCAGCTACAGAACCTCGAAAGCAAAAGAGAAGGAGCTTATAGTTCTCTCAGCAGCCATATAACCCTGCTAGCCGAAGCTTACAAGGAACTTCATCGTTCGGCCACAAGGCTGGAACAATCTCTAAAATCACCCCTTGTGAGAGGTTCATGGGGAGAATACCAACTCCAGCGGCTTGTGGAAATGGCAGGAATGGAAGAACATATCAGCTATTTAAATCAACCTTTAACCGAAGATAAAAGGGCCGATATGATTATCTTCATTCCGGGCAATAGAAAGATATTCGTGGATGCCAAAACACCAATGCGGGCCTATCTAGAGGCAGTTTCAGCCGATAATGAAATCCTAAGGAAGGAGAAACTCAAAGAACATCTTTCCGCGGTCAAAGAAAGAATAAGAGAGTTAAGCAAAAAAGAATACGGCCGCACCCAAACTGAAGCTTTTGAATACGTGATCATGTTCTTACCGAGCGAAGGACTTCTATCTTTGTCTTTTGAAGCAGATCCGGGCATCTTTCAATATGCTCTTGAAAGAAACGTGCTTTTGGCTTCACCTATCAATTTTCTCGCTTTGCTCAAAGCTATCGCTTTTGGCTGGCAACAACAACGGGTGACCGAAGAGGTAGAAAAGATTGCTGAAGAAATCAAAAAACTTTATGATTCTTTTATTGAACTCCTGACAACGTTAACGAAGATGAGAAAAGCATTCGAAAATACTATCGATCTTTTTAACAAGGCTTCTTCAATCTGCCAGGAAAAAATTATACCCTCAACCCGGAAAATACAATCAACTGGCTCTTTTTCCAAGGATATTCCAGAGGTAAATCCCATAGAAACAACGCCAAAGAACAGGGATTGCCCCTGA
- the rplQ gene encoding 50S ribosomal protein L17 yields MRHQKRTHKLGRDTQHRSALIANLAKELIEHKRIKTTLIKAKALRPFAEKLITLAKKGTLHARRLVVRKIHSKKAARLLFKEIAPQMQGRIGGYVRIYKMGNRLSDGAKMALIEWTEGQVPVENQKAQKAE; encoded by the coding sequence ATGCGACACCAGAAAAGAACCCATAAATTAGGCAGGGATACACAACATAGGTCTGCACTCATTGCTAATTTAGCCAAGGAACTCATCGAACACAAAAGAATAAAAACCACTTTAATCAAGGCCAAGGCTTTACGTCCCTTTGCCGAAAAGCTAATTACTCTAGCCAAGAAAGGAACTTTGCATGCTCGAAGGCTTGTGGTTCGTAAAATCCATAGTAAAAAAGCAGCACGGTTGCTTTTTAAAGAAATTGCTCCCCAGATGCAGGGTAGAATAGGGGGATACGTTCGTATTTACAAGATGGGCAACCGTTTGTCTGATGGGGCAAAAATGGCTTTAATCGAATGGACCGAGGGACAGGTTCCCGTGGAGAATCAAAAGGCACAAAAAGCAGAATAA
- the rpsD gene encoding 30S ribosomal protein S4: MAKYIGPKTKISRRFNVALFGPNKALERKPYPPGIHGQRAGKKKSDYAIALGEKQKLRFMYGITERQFSRYFNIAHKKKGVTGEVLLQILEERLDNVVYRLCFATSRMEARQLVNHGHIYVNGKKVNIPSYRTKPGDVIEVCPKPQSRKLALRNLEAMKGVKIPDWLALEPDNLKGVVKRVPTRDEIQPIVNEQLVVEFYSK; the protein is encoded by the coding sequence ATGGCGAAGTATATTGGTCCAAAAACAAAAATTTCTAGGCGTTTTAATGTTGCCTTGTTTGGTCCTAATAAGGCATTGGAGCGAAAGCCTTATCCCCCTGGTATTCATGGTCAAAGGGCGGGGAAAAAGAAATCGGATTATGCTATTGCCTTGGGAGAGAAACAAAAATTGAGGTTCATGTATGGGATTACGGAGAGGCAATTCAGTAGGTATTTTAATATTGCCCATAAAAAAAAGGGAGTAACGGGGGAAGTACTGCTTCAGATTCTCGAGGAAAGATTGGATAACGTTGTTTATAGGTTATGTTTTGCAACCAGTCGGATGGAAGCCAGGCAACTGGTTAATCATGGCCATATATATGTCAATGGTAAAAAGGTGAATATTCCTAGTTATAGGACTAAACCGGGTGATGTTATTGAAGTTTGTCCCAAGCCTCAATCTCGGAAGCTTGCTTTACGTAATCTTGAAGCTATGAAAGGAGTTAAAATTCCCGATTGGCTTGCCTTGGAACCAGATAATCTGAAAGGGGTAGTGAAAAGAGTCCCCACGCGTGATGAAATACAACCCATAGTTAATGAACAACTGGTTGTTGAATTTTATTCGAAGTAA
- the ppk1 gene encoding polyphosphate kinase 1 has product MKEGKTGVKLKTQSMISTFNKPEYFINRELSWLEFNARVLEEAADPKQPLLERLRFLCIFSSNLDEFFEIRVAGIKQQIENGSAEQTADGLTPLEVFEGIEKRTRQLVDTQYKIWAEEINPALKEQGIFLCNHKELTKSELEWCKNYFDKEIFPVLTPLAVDSSHPFPQLVNKCLNLILTLKRSHSPHSFNFGIVQIPRILPRLITLPGSNLQSGFRFILLSELIVNFLDSLFPGDEIQAVNFFRITRNSELYIDEEEAENLLQTVEEELKKRNRGNAVRLEIESSCSKELEKVLLEALHLDYRDSYRNPEPLNFLHLLSICNHEAFPHLRDRPWTPVIPAELSGKPDLFEVIRKEDILLHHPFESFGIIVDLLQKAAVDPSVLGIRMTLYRTSGDSPIVHALIRAAQNGKQVTALVEIKARFDEENNILWAKRMEEAGIHVLYGIVGLKTHCKMLEIIRRDPDGIRLYVHLATGNYHPSTARLYTDLSLLTTNVEITKEVATLFNILTGLSRFHGIEKLIVSPFNMARRIKELILREIENAKEGKKSRIIAKINALVDEDIIQHLYAASTAGVKIDLIVRGICCLRPGVPKVSENIRVISIVGRFLEHSRIFYFENGGNPEFYSGSADWMQRNFYRRIEIIFPIEDPKLKEKLNEILNAYLSDNVKARELLTNGKYKRLKAEKEPFQAQLYFREKARKEQQQRQSKGKEGTEISIYPIQFLAHPKQ; this is encoded by the coding sequence TTGAAAGAAGGAAAGACCGGGGTAAAGTTGAAAACGCAGTCAATGATATCCACCTTCAATAAGCCGGAATATTTTATCAACCGGGAGTTGAGTTGGCTAGAATTCAATGCCCGAGTTCTTGAAGAAGCTGCAGATCCAAAACAACCCTTGCTCGAAAGACTGAGATTTCTTTGCATCTTTAGTTCAAACCTGGATGAATTTTTTGAAATTCGCGTTGCCGGTATCAAGCAGCAGATCGAAAATGGCAGTGCTGAACAGACGGCCGACGGGCTTACCCCCCTTGAGGTTTTCGAAGGAATAGAAAAAAGAACAAGACAACTCGTTGATACACAATACAAAATATGGGCGGAGGAAATTAATCCCGCCTTAAAAGAGCAGGGCATATTCCTGTGTAATCACAAGGAACTAACAAAATCCGAACTTGAATGGTGCAAAAACTATTTTGACAAGGAAATATTCCCCGTCCTGACACCTTTAGCCGTAGATTCCAGTCATCCTTTTCCCCAACTGGTAAACAAATGTCTCAATCTTATTTTGACATTAAAAAGATCCCATAGCCCTCACTCCTTTAATTTCGGTATTGTCCAAATCCCCAGAATTCTTCCTAGGCTGATCACCCTGCCTGGAAGCAATCTTCAATCCGGATTCAGATTCATTCTTTTAAGTGAGCTTATTGTTAATTTCTTGGATTCTCTTTTTCCCGGCGATGAAATTCAAGCGGTCAACTTCTTTAGAATAACACGAAACAGCGAGCTCTACATCGATGAGGAAGAAGCCGAAAATCTGCTGCAAACTGTTGAAGAAGAACTAAAAAAACGAAACCGCGGCAACGCGGTGAGATTGGAAATCGAATCGAGCTGTTCTAAAGAGCTGGAAAAAGTGCTTCTAGAAGCTCTTCATCTTGACTATCGAGATTCTTACCGCAACCCAGAGCCTTTAAACTTTCTTCATCTTCTTTCCATTTGTAATCATGAAGCATTTCCCCATCTAAGGGATAGACCATGGACACCTGTCATTCCGGCGGAACTCAGCGGGAAACCCGATCTTTTTGAAGTTATTCGTAAAGAGGATATCCTGCTTCATCATCCTTTTGAAAGCTTCGGAATCATTGTCGATCTCCTTCAGAAAGCTGCTGTTGATCCCTCTGTTTTGGGGATCAGAATGACTTTATACAGAACAAGTGGAGATTCTCCTATTGTTCATGCCTTGATCCGAGCTGCGCAAAACGGCAAACAAGTGACCGCTCTTGTCGAGATCAAAGCTAGATTCGATGAAGAAAATAACATCCTTTGGGCAAAACGCATGGAAGAGGCCGGAATCCATGTGCTTTATGGAATAGTCGGGTTGAAAACCCATTGCAAGATGCTTGAAATTATACGAAGGGATCCCGATGGAATCAGGCTTTATGTCCATCTCGCTACGGGGAACTATCATCCCAGCACGGCAAGACTTTATACCGATCTGAGTCTTTTAACTACAAATGTGGAGATCACCAAAGAAGTAGCTACCCTTTTTAATATTCTAACCGGGCTTTCCCGTTTTCACGGTATTGAAAAACTCATCGTTTCTCCCTTTAACATGGCCAGGAGAATCAAGGAGCTGATTCTAAGAGAAATCGAAAATGCTAAAGAAGGTAAAAAATCAAGGATTATTGCAAAAATCAATGCCCTGGTTGACGAAGATATAATCCAACACCTCTATGCGGCTTCAACTGCGGGAGTAAAAATTGATCTAATCGTTAGGGGCATATGCTGCCTAAGACCCGGAGTGCCCAAAGTCAGTGAAAATATCAGGGTCATAAGCATTGTAGGTCGATTTTTGGAACACAGCCGCATTTTTTATTTTGAAAACGGGGGCAATCCCGAATTTTATTCCGGTAGTGCCGATTGGATGCAGAGGAATTTTTACAGGAGAATCGAAATTATTTTTCCCATAGAAGATCCCAAGCTTAAAGAAAAACTCAACGAAATCCTCAATGCCTACCTTTCGGATAATGTTAAAGCCCGAGAATTATTGACCAATGGGAAATACAAAAGGTTAAAAGCGGAAAAGGAGCCTTTCCAGGCCCAGCTCTATTTCAGAGAAAAAGCACGAAAAGAACAACAACAAAGACAATCAAAAGGAAAAGAGGGCACAGAAATTTCCATTTATCCAATCCAATTTTTAGCTCATCCTAAACAATAA
- a CDS encoding SAM hydrolase/SAM-dependent halogenase family protein, which produces MKNNSKPVIGLITDFSSKDPYVAQMKGVIFSLDPHARVIDLNHEIDPFNLTEAAFIVDQASREFPPGSIFIAVIDPGVGTDRKAILWESKAHKFYIGPDNGIFSLVMDREGITSVWILDKPEMWKSKEPSSTFHGRDVFSPVAAFLSKGGKPQNVGSKISKDNLHFLSFSPASVIGQNISAQVLYVDHYGNIITNIPWGLAPWIKEGNLVRVQIGKITLAAPCVRTYSELPLGKIGVLYNSSGYLEIASNQGSAAKLFKVQSGASLLIHP; this is translated from the coding sequence ATGAAGAACAATTCTAAACCCGTCATCGGACTTATTACCGACTTTAGCTCAAAAGACCCCTATGTGGCGCAAATGAAAGGGGTTATCTTTTCGTTGGATCCCCATGCTCGGGTTATAGATCTCAACCATGAAATTGATCCTTTTAACTTGACAGAAGCGGCATTTATTGTTGATCAAGCAAGCAGGGAATTTCCCCCGGGATCTATCTTTATTGCCGTTATCGATCCCGGGGTAGGAACGGATCGAAAAGCCATTCTTTGGGAATCAAAAGCTCATAAGTTTTATATCGGTCCGGATAACGGAATTTTCAGTCTTGTTATGGATAGGGAGGGAATAACAAGCGTATGGATCCTTGATAAGCCGGAAATGTGGAAAAGCAAAGAGCCTAGCTCTACTTTTCATGGAAGAGATGTTTTCAGTCCAGTTGCTGCGTTTTTGAGTAAAGGAGGAAAACCTCAAAACGTGGGTTCAAAGATTTCCAAGGACAACCTCCATTTTTTGAGTTTTTCTCCCGCTTCTGTTATCGGCCAGAATATCTCTGCCCAGGTCCTTTACGTGGATCATTATGGCAATATCATTACGAATATTCCTTGGGGTCTAGCCCCGTGGATCAAAGAAGGGAATCTTGTGCGCGTCCAGATCGGCAAAATAACCCTTGCTGCTCCCTGCGTGAGAACCTATAGTGAGTTGCCTTTAGGCAAGATTGGAGTATTGTATAACAGTAGCGGCTATCTTGAGATTGCATCCAATCAGGGATCGGCGGCAAAATTATTTAAAGTTCAATCGGGTGCTTCCCTGTTAATTCACCCTTAG
- a CDS encoding DNA-directed RNA polymerase subunit alpha yields MAIRLGRYEMPRSIVKDETVSNSTFGKYIIEPFESGYGHTLGNSLRRILLSSLEGAAISSVKIEGVMHEFTTMEGVVEDVVDIVLNLKKVLIKMPDRQTRVFRVDVFKEGAVTAGDIQVDPGVEIVNPEQLICTLDKKQRLLMELEVKVGRGFLLGEYNKKQDQSIGVIPIDCLFSPVRHVKYTVENTRVGQRTDYDRLIFEIWTDGRIGPDEALVQSAAILQHHLDIFVQYGKEPVEFEKPKPPIKEEENRLRKILNMSVNEIELSVRAANCLNNANITTVGQLAMKTEAEMLKYRNFGKKSLNEIKEKLASLGLSLGMKFDPSLLDQTEEKVFKE; encoded by the coding sequence ATGGCTATACGTTTAGGAAGATATGAAATGCCCCGTTCCATCGTTAAAGATGAAACGGTTTCGAATTCTACCTTTGGTAAGTATATCATAGAACCTTTTGAATCGGGATACGGTCATACCTTAGGCAATTCATTGCGTCGTATTCTTCTCTCCTCTTTGGAAGGAGCGGCCATTTCTTCGGTCAAAATCGAAGGGGTCATGCATGAGTTTACGACTATGGAAGGCGTTGTTGAGGATGTTGTGGACATTGTTCTTAACCTTAAAAAAGTGTTGATCAAAATGCCGGATCGACAGACGCGCGTTTTTCGTGTCGATGTTTTCAAAGAGGGGGCCGTAACTGCAGGAGACATTCAAGTCGATCCAGGGGTAGAAATTGTCAATCCTGAACAACTCATTTGTACTTTAGACAAAAAGCAGCGTTTATTGATGGAGCTTGAAGTCAAGGTGGGTAGGGGCTTCCTTTTGGGTGAATATAACAAAAAACAGGATCAGTCCATTGGAGTCATTCCGATAGATTGTCTTTTTTCTCCTGTGCGCCATGTCAAATATACGGTTGAAAATACGCGTGTAGGGCAAAGAACCGACTATGATAGATTGATTTTTGAGATATGGACAGATGGTCGAATTGGCCCCGACGAAGCTCTTGTTCAGTCGGCTGCGATTCTCCAGCATCATCTTGATATTTTTGTTCAATACGGTAAGGAGCCTGTAGAATTTGAAAAACCGAAGCCCCCGATTAAGGAAGAGGAGAATAGGCTTCGTAAGATCCTGAATATGAGTGTTAATGAAATTGAGCTGTCTGTAAGAGCGGCCAATTGCCTGAATAATGCCAATATAACTACGGTTGGACAGTTGGCCATGAAGACCGAAGCTGAGATGCTCAAGTACAGGAACTTCGGGAAAAAATCATTGAACGAGATTAAAGAAAAACTCGCTTCCCTTGGCCTTTCTTTGGGGATGAAGTTTGATCCCAGTCTTCTTGATCAAACCGAGGAAAAAGTGTTCAAGGAATAA
- a CDS encoding lysylphosphatidylglycerol synthase transmembrane domain-containing protein, with product MELRKKGNNQEPKGLFTNSTGLKCLEDPVAKEKKKKNFLALILKGLVSFSLLFYLGSKLSWDKFFSYCQTLNPWMLFLSFFFCAFQTLLSSLRWKILLTALNTEIKIWTAFQLAMIGKFFNALLPGGTSGDLLRIYYALKLFPGKKTAMSVSIIFDRFIEGVVLLVLGSIFGLLFYNQLAEKPLVQKAVLFLLLLTVLTLIFLASLRITLKGSIKLSRFFFKKTKGLETVLEEILLALDAFKNAYCKVFFACILSMGVHLAAILMFVFVAFSLHMQLPLWLLIVVMVEITLVVSLPISISGLGVREGSVLLLLGSYGISPELAVGFSLLSFAIGTLWSLVGGVFFLTWKKDNSKGYSFH from the coding sequence GTGGAGTTAAGAAAGAAGGGGAACAATCAAGAACCAAAGGGGCTGTTTACAAATTCGACAGGGCTAAAATGTTTAGAAGATCCTGTAGCTAAAGAAAAAAAGAAAAAGAATTTTTTGGCCCTCATTTTGAAGGGACTCGTTTCCTTTAGCCTTCTTTTTTACCTTGGTTCGAAACTCAGCTGGGATAAGTTTTTTTCTTATTGCCAAACTCTAAATCCTTGGATGCTTTTTCTTTCCTTCTTTTTTTGTGCTTTTCAGACGCTTCTTTCTTCACTGCGTTGGAAAATATTGCTCACCGCTCTAAATACTGAAATTAAAATCTGGACTGCCTTTCAACTAGCCATGATCGGGAAGTTTTTTAATGCTCTCTTGCCCGGAGGAACAAGCGGAGACCTCCTGAGAATATATTATGCACTCAAACTTTTTCCTGGTAAAAAGACGGCCATGTCCGTTTCCATTATTTTTGATCGGTTCATTGAAGGAGTAGTTCTTCTTGTCCTTGGTTCAATCTTTGGCTTGTTGTTTTACAACCAGCTTGCGGAAAAGCCGCTCGTTCAAAAAGCCGTCCTTTTTCTTCTCTTGCTTACAGTTTTAACGCTTATCTTTTTGGCCTCTTTAAGAATAACTTTGAAGGGGAGTATAAAACTATCCCGATTTTTCTTTAAAAAAACGAAAGGATTGGAAACGGTCCTTGAAGAGATTTTGCTGGCTTTGGATGCTTTTAAAAATGCCTATTGCAAAGTTTTTTTTGCCTGCATTCTATCTATGGGTGTTCATCTTGCAGCCATCCTCATGTTTGTTTTTGTTGCCTTCTCTCTCCATATGCAGTTGCCTTTGTGGCTTTTAATTGTAGTCATGGTAGAAATTACGCTAGTGGTATCACTTCCGATCAGTATTTCTGGCCTTGGCGTGAGAGAGGGATCGGTTCTGCTCTTGCTTGGTTCCTATGGAATAAGTCCAGAGCTTGCTGTCGGTTTTTCGCTTTTATCCTTCGCCATTGGGACTCTCTGGAGCCTGGTGGGAGGGGTATTCTTTTTAACATGGAAAAAAGACAACTCAAAGGGATATTCTTTTCATTAA